Proteins from a single region of Parasedimentitalea psychrophila:
- a CDS encoding histidine phosphatase family protein produces MSHITLVRHGQANTGARDEISYDKLSPLGHQQAAWLGDQLRDSAAHHPRVYCGTLIRHYETAQGMGAADNITRDPRLNEMEYFSLAQLMEQQHGLEIPTEREGFVQHLPAVFAAWAADEIDNPPESWGDFNSRVSSALTEISKGDGPALVVTSGGLIAIAMRHALGLDTKATARMALAIMNTSMHRLHPIGGHLCPVLFNAVPHLETPDRHYAQTHL; encoded by the coding sequence TCACATTAGTCCGCCACGGTCAGGCCAATACTGGCGCCCGGGACGAAATCAGCTATGATAAGCTGAGCCCACTTGGCCACCAACAGGCGGCTTGGCTGGGGGATCAGTTGCGCGACAGCGCGGCGCATCATCCGCGCGTCTATTGTGGCACCCTGATCCGCCATTATGAGACGGCGCAGGGCATGGGCGCTGCTGACAATATCACTCGCGACCCTCGGTTGAACGAGATGGAATATTTTTCACTGGCGCAACTGATGGAGCAACAGCACGGTTTGGAAATCCCAACCGAGCGCGAAGGCTTTGTGCAACACCTGCCAGCGGTTTTTGCCGCCTGGGCTGCGGATGAGATCGACAATCCCCCCGAAAGCTGGGGCGACTTCAACAGCCGCGTCAGCTCTGCCCTGACCGAGATTTCCAAAGGCGACGGCCCGGCGCTGGTGGTCACATCCGGCGGGTTGATCGCGATTGCCATGCGTCACGCGCTGGGACTGGACACCAAGGCGACGGCGCGCATGGCGCTGGCCATCATGAACACCTCGATGCACCGTTTGCACCCGATTGGCGGCCACCTGTGTCCGGTGCTGTTCAACGCGGTGCCGCATCTGGAGACCCCGGACCGCCACTACGCCCAGACTCATCTGTAA